DNA from Actinoplanes sp. SE50/110:
CGCCGAGGAAGACGCCGGCCAGGACGGCGATCAGGATCGGGCCGACGTTGACCAGCATCGCCGAGGTGCCGGCGTCGAGGCGTTGCTCGGCGGCGTTCAGGGCGACGTTGTAGAGACCGAACCAGATCACCCCGACGCCGGCGACCAGGGACCACTCGCGGGCGGTGGGGCGGACCCAGCCGCGGGTGATCAGCAGGGCGGCGGTGAGCGCGACGGTGCCGGTGGCGAGGCGGCCGAGGGCGAGCGGGCCGGCGCCGAAGTGGGCGTGTACGGCGCGGATCGCGACGAAGGCCGAGGCCCAGGCGGTGACGGTGACCACGACAGCGGTGAGCACGGTGATCGAGGGACGGACGCGGGCCGGGGCGACGGGGGTGGACATGCGGGTCACCGTAGACCGCCGACGGTTCGGCGGTCACCGCAGTGTCCAGGGCCGGGGCCGGCTCACGGCCACGCGCGGCGATCAGCGCCATCGTGCCGGATTTCTGCGATTATGCGGCATGACCGTTCTCCATTCGGTGCACACCGCGGACCTGAGCCCGAGTGACCGCAGCCGGATCCGGGATCTGCTGGACGACGCGTTCGGCGGCCGGTTCGACGATCACGACTGGGAGCACGCACTCGGCGGACTGCACATTCTGATCAGCGTGGACGGCACCCTGATCGCGCACGGTTCGGTGGTCCGCCGGCAGTTCCTGCACCAGGGCCGGTCGGTGCGGTGCGGGTACGTGGAAGCGGTCGCGGTGCATCCGGCGCATCGGCGGCGCGGATTCGGCTCAGCGGTGATGACCGAGGCGGAGCGGCTGATCGACCACGGGTACGCGCTGGGCGGGCTGTCCGCGTCGGCCTCCGCTGTCGATCTCTATCGGGGGCGGGGGTGGCGGCGCTGGCCGGGCGGGACCGCGGTGCTCGGGCCGGCCGGCGTCACGCCGACGCCCGGGGACGACGACAGCACGCTGCTGCGGCTCGTCCCGGGCGGCACACCACTGAGCGTCACCGACCCGGTGGTCTGCGACTGGCGCGACGGCGACGTCTGGTGAGTCCGGCGGTTCCACGGCCCGCCGGTCAGCCCGCCAACAGCGCCTTGGCGACGTCGAGGATCGCGGTGACGCCGGGATCGGCCGGCTTGCCGCAGTCCGCCACGGTCACGCTGCCGGCCGGCCGGGTGATCTGGTAGACGAACCCGTCGGAGCAGGCACCCGCCGGCGGGACGGCCGCGCCACGGGGCATCGGGGCCGCCAGGGCGCGGCGCAGGCCGGTCATCATGGCCGGCGGCACCGTGACGTGCCGCGCCTTCTGCCCGCGCCGGGTCACCGTCGCGGCGCCGTCCGCATCGATCGACACCCGGTCGTCGACGCCGGCGATGCCCCCGGTGCGGGTGATCACCACCGGGAAGGCGGCGGCGTCCGCCACCGCCGTGGACGGCGCGGCCGGGACCGCGGCGGAGGTCACGGCCGGCGAGCCGGCCGGGGAGGCGGGCGTGGACCCGGGCGTGGACACCGGTGACGACGCGACCGGGGATGTCGCCGGGGACCCGGCCGCGGTGGTGCCGGTCGAGCAGCCGGCGAGTCCGGCGATCAGCAGGGCCGGCAGCACGCGCGCGGCGAAAGCATTTCTCATCAGCATTCCCGGAGTTCGGTGGATAGGCCGGGAGGCGATTCTAGACGACCGGCACCCGCTCCGTATTCCATAACCCTTCTTAAATGTAACCCACCGTGACGTGCCGCTATGACGTTCTGCTACCGACAGGTAACCCCATGCGGTAGAAGATCTCCGTACGGTGACCGAAGTTTTAAGGGTTTCTTATTTCCATTGCCGCCGGCCTATTCGTTGCGGATGCTCGCGTCGAACCGACGAGAGTGCGGCGGCCGCGAGCCGGCCCCGCCGTCCGCGCTCTCCCGCACACCCCGGGCCGACCGGGCAACGCCGGGCACGATCCGGTGTGCCGATGGCGCGGGACCCCTCAAGGAGCAACGCTTGAAGCACAAAGTCGCGCTGGCGACGACCCTGACGGCCGTCACCGTCGCGGGTTCCATCGCACTCACCATGCCGCAGGGCAACGCGGCCACCACCGCGGGTCATCAGCCGCCTGCGGCCGATGGGCCGGCGCCGGTGGCGTTGGCCACGTCCTCGGCCGCGGATCTGGTCGCCAAGAAGCCGAAGGCGTTTTTCAAGAGTCGGTTCGACAGGCTTGATCGGCGTCAGGTGGTCAGTCAGAACGGTTTGCAGTATGTGGTGTACGAGCGGACCTATCGGGGTTTGCCGGTGCATGGTGGTGATGCGGTGGTGGTCACCGACAGCCGCGGCCGGGTGCTCAACGAGTATGTTGCGCAGGAGCAGGCGTTGTCGGTTCCGGTGACCGCGAAGGTTTCGGCGGCCGCGGCGGCGCGGACCGCGCAGAAGCAGTTGGTCAAGGTGAGCGCGGTGTCTCCGGCGGCGTTGCAGGTGGTGGCGCAGGGTGCCGGTGTGCTGGCGTACGAGGTGGTCGTGGCGGGTGCCAAGCGTGCTGCCGGCGGTGTGGTGCCGAGTAATCTGCATGTGTTCGTGGATGCCACCACGGGCAAGGTGCTGCCGGAGCTGACCCGGGACGACATCGTCGACGCGGCCGGGCACGGCGCCTACTACGGTGATGTGACGTTCGACGACACCAGCAGCGGCGGCCGGTTCACCATGAGTGACCCGAAGCGTCCCGGTCTGCAGTGTGGCGGGCAGAACGGTGTCGCGTTG
Protein-coding regions in this window:
- a CDS encoding Polycystic kidney disease protein 1-like 3, whose translation is MRNAFAARVLPALLIAGLAGCSTGTTAAGSPATSPVASSPVSTPGSTPASPAGSPAVTSAAVPAAPSTAVADAAAFPVVITRTGGIAGVDDRVSIDADGAATVTRRGQKARHVTVPPAMMTGLRRALAAPMPRGAAVPPAGACSDGFVYQITRPAGSVTVADCGKPADPGVTAILDVAKALLAG
- a CDS encoding GNAT family N-acetyltransferase; translated protein: MTVLHSVHTADLSPSDRSRIRDLLDDAFGGRFDDHDWEHALGGLHILISVDGTLIAHGSVVRRQFLHQGRSVRCGYVEAVAVHPAHRRRGFGSAVMTEAERLIDHGYALGGLSASASAVDLYRGRGWRRWPGGTAVLGPAGVTPTPGDDDSTLLRLVPGGTPLSVTDPVVCDWRDGDVW